A genome region from Nocardia sp. NBC_01730 includes the following:
- a CDS encoding ABC transporter ATP-binding protein: protein MVVNYGRIQALHGISLRVAEGELVTLLGANGAGKTTTMRAMSGLLPLTRGRILFEGRDITQMKAHERVTHGLIQAPEGRGVFPGMTVQENLDMGCYGRGFKQKAEYDRTLEWVFDLFPRLRERRKQVGGTLSGGEQQMLAIARALMARPRLLLLDEPSMGLAPMVIQQIFRIISEINQQGTTVLLVEQNAQQALVRSHRAYIMETGAVTKTGGGRELLTDPAVKSAYLGVG from the coding sequence ATGGTCGTCAACTACGGCAGAATCCAAGCGCTGCACGGGATCTCGCTGAGGGTGGCTGAGGGCGAGCTGGTCACCCTGCTCGGTGCCAACGGCGCGGGCAAGACGACGACCATGCGCGCGATGTCCGGGCTGCTGCCGTTGACGCGCGGCCGAATCCTGTTCGAGGGCCGCGACATCACCCAGATGAAGGCGCACGAGCGGGTGACCCACGGGCTGATCCAGGCGCCGGAGGGCCGGGGTGTCTTCCCCGGCATGACGGTGCAGGAGAACCTCGATATGGGTTGCTACGGACGGGGTTTCAAGCAGAAGGCCGAGTACGACCGGACGCTCGAATGGGTGTTCGATCTGTTTCCGCGGCTGCGCGAGCGGCGCAAACAGGTCGGCGGCACGCTCTCCGGCGGCGAGCAGCAGATGCTGGCCATCGCCCGTGCACTGATGGCCCGGCCGCGGCTGCTGCTGCTCGACGAGCCGTCGATGGGCCTGGCACCCATGGTGATCCAGCAGATCTTCCGGATCATCAGTGAGATCAACCAGCAGGGCACCACCGTGCTGCTGGTCGAGCAGAACGCGCAGCAGGCGCTGGTCCGCAGCCACCGTGCCTACATCATGGAGACCGGTGCGGTCACCAAGACCGGCGGTGGCCGCGAACTGCTCACCGATCCCGCCGTCAAGTCGGCCTACCTCGGCGTCGGGTAG
- a CDS encoding branched-chain amino acid ABC transporter permease, with product MNSMALADTVQLVGGSIDFNYQGLIDSFWRLTVDGVTYGAIYALVAVGYTLVYGVLRLINFAHSEIFMLGLFGQLIGLMIFGFVASPDVYTQGVVLTVIYLGLAMIVGMAISGGAAVGLERVAYRPLRRRSAKPLSFLITAIGMSFVLQELVHFVLPKIDPDLGGTNAQQTIRLVEPTVQFSFGGADVTNIMLLIVIAAVVLAIVTEVLINRTKFGRGIRAVAQDPDTATLMGVSRERVIMLTFLIGGVLAGAAAMLYTLKIPNGVIYSGGFILGIKAFSAAVLGGIGNLRGALLGGLVLGVVEQYGQILFGTEWRDVVAFVVLVLVLMVRPTGILGESLGRARA from the coding sequence ATGAATTCAATGGCATTGGCCGACACAGTACAACTCGTCGGCGGCTCGATCGACTTCAACTATCAAGGGTTGATCGATAGTTTCTGGCGACTGACCGTCGACGGAGTGACCTACGGCGCTATCTATGCCTTGGTCGCCGTTGGCTACACCTTGGTCTACGGCGTATTGCGGCTGATCAATTTCGCCCACTCGGAGATATTCATGCTCGGATTGTTCGGGCAATTGATCGGGTTGATGATCTTCGGATTCGTCGCCAGTCCCGATGTCTATACCCAGGGTGTCGTGTTGACCGTCATATATCTCGGGCTGGCGATGATCGTGGGTATGGCGATATCCGGCGGTGCGGCCGTCGGATTGGAGCGGGTGGCCTATCGCCCGTTGCGCAGGCGGAGTGCCAAACCGCTGAGCTTTCTGATCACCGCGATCGGCATGTCGTTCGTGCTCCAGGAACTGGTGCACTTCGTGCTGCCGAAGATCGATCCCGATCTCGGTGGCACCAACGCGCAACAGACGATTCGGCTCGTCGAGCCGACTGTGCAGTTCAGCTTCGGTGGCGCGGACGTCACCAACATCATGCTGCTCATCGTGATCGCGGCGGTGGTGCTCGCGATCGTCACCGAGGTTCTGATCAATCGGACCAAGTTCGGTCGCGGCATCCGCGCCGTGGCCCAGGACCCGGACACCGCGACGCTGATGGGCGTGTCGCGGGAGCGGGTCATCATGCTGACCTTTCTCATCGGCGGCGTGCTCGCAGGAGCGGCGGCGATGCTGTACACACTCAAAATCCCGAACGGGGTCATCTACTCCGGCGGGTTCATTCTCGGCATCAAGGCGTTCAGCGCTGCGGTGCTCGGCGGAATCGGCAACCTGCGCGGCGCGCTGCTCGGCGGTCTCGTGCTCGGCGTGGTCGAGCAGTACGGCCAGATCCTGTTCGGCACCGAGTGGCGAGATGTGGTCGCGTTCGTGGTGCTCGTCCTGGTGCTGATGGTTCGCCCGACCGGCATCCTCGGCGAGAGTCTCGGAAGGGCACGCGCATGA
- a CDS encoding branched-chain amino acid ABC transporter permease, whose amino-acid sequence MTDTTKTAPEPGRHGLGDTLRTWWDGLSRPAQWGVGVPILFLLALLPLFPPPLLDTPSYNFGLVMAQVAMYALLAIGLNVVVGQAGLLDLGYVGFYAVGAYTVGLLTSPNSPWNQTDGGWLDPKWAWLACLPIAVAVTAVSGLILGSPTLRLRGDYLAIVTLGFGEIVRLLADNLTELTNGSLGLSGVAYPHVGASASKPEGVFSGGNSGNPDSANILDRASYGTYWYWFGMVLVILVLLLVGNLERSRVGRAWVAIREDEDAAEIMGVPTFKFKLWAFMIGAAVGGMSGAIYAGQVQFINPTGFNIINSMLFLCAVVIGGQGNKLGVIFGAFVIAYLPARLQSVNLVSNESTGYLLLIIDAVVFVALFAGWKLLGDRLGGWPRRGVITGMVVTGVLALLLLGSVLLFRKGGAQSLGDLKYLYFGLALVVMMILRPQGLFPVRQKLLTYGRQVYQAVRRPVPSEPIGAGR is encoded by the coding sequence ATGACCGACACGACCAAGACCGCGCCGGAACCCGGGCGACACGGCCTCGGCGACACGCTCCGTACCTGGTGGGATGGTCTCAGCAGGCCCGCGCAGTGGGGCGTCGGCGTCCCGATCCTCTTTCTGCTCGCGCTGCTCCCGCTGTTCCCTCCGCCGCTGTTGGATACCCCGTCCTACAACTTCGGTCTGGTGATGGCTCAGGTGGCGATGTACGCGTTGCTGGCCATTGGCCTGAATGTAGTGGTCGGGCAGGCTGGCCTGCTCGACCTCGGCTATGTCGGTTTCTACGCCGTCGGCGCCTACACCGTCGGCCTGCTCACCAGCCCCAACAGTCCGTGGAATCAGACCGATGGCGGCTGGCTGGATCCGAAGTGGGCATGGCTGGCGTGCCTGCCGATCGCGGTCGCGGTGACCGCGGTCTCGGGTCTGATCCTCGGTTCGCCGACGCTGCGCCTGCGCGGTGACTACCTGGCGATCGTGACGCTGGGCTTCGGTGAGATCGTCCGGCTGCTCGCCGACAACCTCACCGAGCTCACCAACGGTAGCCTCGGCCTGTCCGGCGTGGCCTATCCGCACGTCGGCGCGTCCGCGAGCAAGCCGGAAGGCGTGTTCTCCGGCGGCAACAGCGGCAACCCGGACAGTGCGAACATCCTGGATCGCGCCAGCTACGGCACCTACTGGTATTGGTTCGGCATGGTTCTGGTGATCCTCGTGCTGCTGCTGGTCGGCAACCTGGAACGGAGCCGGGTCGGCCGCGCCTGGGTCGCCATCCGCGAGGACGAGGACGCGGCCGAGATCATGGGCGTTCCGACGTTCAAGTTCAAGCTGTGGGCCTTCATGATCGGCGCCGCGGTCGGCGGCATGTCCGGCGCGATCTATGCCGGTCAGGTGCAGTTCATCAACCCGACCGGATTCAACATCATCAACTCGATGCTGTTTCTGTGCGCGGTGGTCATCGGTGGCCAGGGCAACAAACTCGGGGTGATCTTCGGCGCATTCGTCATCGCCTATCTGCCCGCGCGGTTGCAGTCGGTGAATCTGGTGAGCAACGAGTCGACCGGGTATCTCCTGCTGATCATCGACGCCGTGGTGTTCGTCGCCTTGTTCGCGGGCTGGAAGCTGCTGGGCGACCGGCTCGGCGGGTGGCCGCGACGAGGGGTGATCACCGGCATGGTGGTCACCGGCGTGCTGGCGCTGCTGCTGCTCGGTAGCGTGCTGTTGTTCCGCAAGGGCGGTGCGCAGTCGCTGGGTGACCTCAAGTATCTGTACTTCGGACTCGCGTTGGTGGTGATGATGATTCTGCGTCCGCAGGGTCTGTTCCCGGTGCGGCAGAAGCTGCTCACCTACGGCAGGCAGGTGTACCAGGCCGTACGCAGACCGGTCCCGAGCGAGCCGATCGGAGCGGGACGATGA
- a CDS encoding DUF885 domain-containing protein, whose amino-acid sequence MDGHDELMGLAERYWDSVLEAAPSEATLLGDRRFDDRIEDLSVEAEQRLLSTWRDLLHAVDALDADRLGRTDRITRSLLRTELSGAVEHLEWRPVELASDQMNGVHALMLMVAPQINAPRPENALALVRRYRQFGDLLGQAVDRFRSGLAAGRTPARITIERSLNQLDGYLASDHTADPFVTFAGPEGWDGEADWRAELAEVSRDVIRPAFQVYRDALYDELLPVSRPDDKPGLCWLGADGEDIYGRLLRHHTTLPDLGAEEIHELGLAELAKLREEYATVGARLFGTGDLGQVFARLRDDPELCYADAEQIMFDARRALSLATAEMDNWFGRLPKESCDIVPVPEFLAADSPAAYYFPPAADGSRPGTYFVNQHHPTGRGRYETASVAYHEAIPGHHLQLTIANELDHLPRFQRQSFANTAFVEGWALYTERLADEMGLYEDDLGRLGMLAGDSWRSCRLVVDTGLHVKGWSRQQAIDFMVANAPVGLGEITVEVDRYIAMPGQAVAYKVGQLEIRRQRVAATERLGADFDIKSFHDVVLGSGSVSLPVLRELVAML is encoded by the coding sequence ATGGATGGTCATGACGAGCTGATGGGCCTGGCCGAGCGGTACTGGGACAGCGTGCTCGAGGCGGCGCCGAGCGAAGCGACCCTGCTCGGCGACCGCCGATTCGACGACCGGATCGAGGATCTGTCCGTCGAGGCGGAGCAGCGGCTGCTGTCGACCTGGCGCGACCTGCTGCACGCGGTCGATGCCCTCGACGCCGACCGGTTGGGCCGCACCGACCGCATCACCCGCAGCCTGCTGCGCACCGAGCTGAGCGGCGCGGTGGAGCACCTGGAGTGGCGGCCGGTGGAGTTGGCGTCCGACCAGATGAACGGCGTGCACGCTTTGATGCTGATGGTGGCGCCGCAGATCAACGCACCCCGGCCGGAGAACGCACTGGCGCTGGTGCGGCGCTACCGGCAGTTCGGTGACCTGCTCGGGCAGGCCGTGGATCGGTTCCGATCGGGTCTGGCGGCAGGACGCACACCCGCGCGGATCACCATCGAGCGCTCGCTGAACCAGCTCGACGGCTACCTGGCCTCCGACCACACCGCCGACCCGTTCGTCACCTTCGCGGGACCGGAAGGCTGGGATGGCGAGGCCGACTGGCGCGCTGAATTGGCCGAGGTGTCACGAGATGTCATCCGGCCCGCGTTCCAGGTCTACCGCGACGCGCTGTACGACGAGCTGCTGCCCGTGAGCCGCCCCGACGACAAGCCAGGGCTGTGCTGGCTCGGCGCCGACGGCGAGGACATCTACGGGCGGCTGCTGCGCCACCACACCACGCTGCCCGACCTCGGCGCCGAGGAGATCCACGAACTCGGCCTCGCCGAGCTGGCGAAGCTGCGCGAAGAGTACGCCACCGTCGGCGCGCGACTGTTCGGCACCGGGGACCTCGGCCAGGTGTTCGCCAGGCTGCGTGACGATCCCGAGCTGTGCTATGCCGACGCCGAGCAGATCATGTTCGACGCGCGCAGGGCGCTGTCGCTGGCCACGGCCGAGATGGACAACTGGTTCGGCCGGCTGCCGAAGGAATCCTGCGACATCGTGCCGGTACCCGAGTTCCTCGCCGCGGATTCGCCGGCGGCGTACTACTTCCCGCCCGCCGCCGACGGGTCGCGGCCGGGCACCTACTTCGTCAACCAGCACCATCCCACCGGCCGCGGCCGCTACGAGACGGCGTCGGTGGCCTACCACGAGGCGATTCCCGGCCACCACCTCCAGCTCACCATCGCGAACGAGCTCGACCACCTGCCACGCTTCCAGCGCCAATCGTTCGCCAACACCGCGTTTGTCGAAGGGTGGGCGCTCTACACCGAGCGGCTGGCCGACGAGATGGGTTTGTACGAGGACGATCTCGGACGCCTCGGCATGCTGGCGGGAGACTCCTGGCGCTCGTGCCGTCTCGTGGTCGACACCGGTTTGCACGTGAAGGGTTGGAGCAGGCAGCAGGCTATCGACTTCATGGTGGCCAACGCGCCGGTCGGGCTCGGCGAGATCACCGTGGAGGTGGACCGCTACATCGCGATGCCGGGGCAGGCGGTTGCCTACAAGGTCGGCCAGCTGGAGATCCGGCGCCAGCGGGTGGCGGCTACCGAACGGCTCGGCGCGGACTTCGACATCAAGTCATTCCACGATGTGGTGCTCGGGTCGGGGTCGGTGAGCCTGCCCGTCCTGCGCGAGCTGGTCGCGATGTTGTGA